The following proteins come from a genomic window of Tepidiforma thermophila:
- a CDS encoding tetratricopeptide repeat protein, protein MTNETTHDEMTPEARAKLKKQLTDQAVKLAVNGRWQEAVQVNREYIRLFPNEAEGYNRLGKALSELGQVQDALDAYQKALDLDPTNLIAKRNIDRLAALRDRPVDAPPTHVDTRLFVEETGSAAVASLQAVDPKVAAVLDAGDIVQLEVQGNAVNVLTVRGEYVGMIEPRIGLRLARMMKAGNRYSAAMVSTGEHPKVILRETFKHPSMIDKVSFPQSRISDIRPYTRRGLLRREEEEEWGYEEEEEIEDEVENGWSETGEDLETTPDVDVESDEDEEFA, encoded by the coding sequence ATGACGAACGAGACGACCCACGACGAGATGACGCCCGAGGCACGGGCGAAGCTGAAGAAGCAGCTGACGGACCAGGCGGTGAAGCTGGCGGTGAACGGCCGATGGCAGGAGGCCGTGCAGGTCAACCGCGAGTACATCCGGCTCTTCCCGAACGAGGCGGAGGGGTACAACCGCCTGGGGAAGGCGCTAAGCGAGCTGGGACAGGTGCAGGATGCGCTGGATGCATACCAGAAGGCGCTGGACCTCGATCCCACTAACCTCATCGCGAAGCGGAACATCGACCGGCTGGCCGCGCTGCGGGACCGGCCGGTGGATGCGCCGCCGACGCACGTTGACACGCGGCTGTTCGTCGAAGAGACGGGGAGTGCGGCGGTCGCTTCGCTGCAGGCGGTTGACCCGAAGGTGGCCGCGGTGCTGGATGCGGGCGACATCGTGCAGCTGGAGGTGCAGGGGAACGCGGTGAACGTGCTGACCGTGCGCGGCGAGTACGTGGGGATGATCGAACCGCGGATTGGACTGCGCCTGGCGCGGATGATGAAGGCCGGGAACCGGTACAGCGCGGCGATGGTGAGCACGGGCGAGCACCCGAAGGTCATCCTGCGGGAGACGTTCAAGCACCCGTCGATGATCGACAAGGTGAGCTTCCCGCAGTCGCGCATTTCGGACATCCGGCCGTATACGCGGCGCGGGCTGCTTCGGCGCGAGGAAGAGGAGGAGTGGGGCTACGAGGAAGAGGAGGAGATCGAGGACGAGGTGGAGAACGGCTGGAGCGAGACCGGCGAGGACCTCGAGACGACCCCGGACGTGGACGTCGAGAGCGACGAAGACGAAGAGTTCGCGTAA
- a CDS encoding YkgJ family cysteine cluster protein encodes MPAPPIDAPALESRMRAAWQAAASRFRAYHLILPGSPAFVCKTDACEAACCRVFSVAMHDRDVDHFARTTGLQPVQFLELEEGQPVRLPLAQPYLLARDEGRCRFLQPAHHCGVYEARPTACRLYPHFVVYWNVETERPVYQSLPPLEAAAASGPVVPLLLGHDDCPGFTGPPLAPADWLHLLRETDHLQRNLA; translated from the coding sequence ATGCCCGCCCCGCCGATCGATGCCCCGGCCCTCGAATCCCGCATGCGCGCCGCCTGGCAGGCTGCCGCCTCCCGCTTCCGGGCCTACCATCTCATCCTGCCCGGGTCGCCCGCCTTCGTCTGTAAGACCGATGCCTGCGAGGCCGCCTGCTGCCGCGTCTTCTCCGTCGCCATGCACGACCGCGACGTCGACCACTTCGCCCGCACCACCGGCCTCCAGCCGGTCCAGTTCCTCGAACTCGAAGAAGGCCAGCCGGTACGCCTCCCGCTCGCCCAGCCCTACCTCCTCGCCCGCGACGAAGGCCGCTGCCGTTTCCTGCAGCCCGCGCACCACTGCGGCGTCTATGAGGCGCGCCCCACCGCCTGCCGCCTCTATCCCCACTTCGTCGTCTACTGGAACGTCGAAACGGAGCGCCCCGTCTACCAGTCGCTGCCGCCCCTCGAAGCCGCTGCAGCCTCCGGTCCGGTTGTGCCCCTCCTCCTCGGCCACGACGATTGCCCCGGGTTCACCGGCCCGCCGCTCGCCCCGGCCGACTGGCTCCACCTCCTCCGCGAAACCGACCACCTCCAGCGGAATCTTGCCTGA
- a CDS encoding DMT family transporter — protein sequence MTTRHILTLALLSVVWGASFLFIKVQLDAGLDPLGVASVRTLLGAAALAPFAAAAVRRARPAPRDAVLLAALGVTNFAVPWTLIALAEHHISSGMASIANSTAPLWAAVLAVAFLREERVNRTKGVGLVLGFSGIVILAGPASLVHLSSDAAGVALVLASTLSYAASAIAIRRALGHLSPAVIAFGQVAAAAAALFPAAAATGAFAGVDWSPHVVASAATLGILGSGLAVVAYMGLIQQIGAVRSVLVTYLIPPWGVLFGWAFLSEAISWNLLAGLGVILAGVLLVQGVLRLPGARPPESAGSAALGK from the coding sequence ATGACCACCCGCCACATCCTCACGCTGGCCCTCCTCTCCGTCGTCTGGGGCGCCTCCTTCCTGTTCATCAAGGTCCAGCTGGACGCCGGCCTCGACCCGCTCGGCGTCGCCAGCGTCCGGACTCTCCTCGGCGCTGCCGCGCTCGCCCCGTTCGCGGCCGCTGCCGTGCGCCGGGCGCGGCCCGCCCCGCGCGATGCCGTCCTCCTCGCCGCCCTCGGCGTCACCAACTTCGCCGTCCCCTGGACGCTCATCGCCCTCGCCGAGCACCACATTTCGAGCGGTATGGCCTCGATCGCGAACTCCACTGCGCCGCTCTGGGCTGCCGTCCTCGCCGTCGCCTTCCTCCGCGAGGAACGCGTCAACCGTACGAAGGGTGTCGGTCTCGTGCTCGGCTTCTCCGGCATCGTCATCCTGGCCGGCCCGGCATCCCTCGTGCACCTCTCCAGCGATGCCGCCGGCGTGGCTCTCGTCCTCGCCTCCACCCTCAGCTACGCCGCGTCCGCTATCGCCATCCGCCGCGCCCTCGGCCACCTCTCGCCGGCAGTCATCGCCTTCGGCCAGGTCGCCGCCGCGGCAGCCGCCCTTTTCCCCGCAGCAGCAGCGACGGGCGCCTTCGCCGGCGTCGACTGGTCCCCTCATGTCGTCGCCTCGGCCGCGACCCTCGGCATCCTTGGTTCCGGCCTCGCCGTGGTCGCCTACATGGGCCTCATTCAGCAGATCGGCGCCGTTCGCTCGGTCCTCGTGACCTACCTCATCCCGCCATGGGGTGTCCTCTTCGGCTGGGCCTTCCTCAGCGAGGCCATCAGCTGGAACCTCCTCGCCGGACTCGGCGTCATCCTCGCCGGCGTACTCCTTGTCCAGGGCGTCCTCCGCCTGCCAGGCGCCCGCCCGCCCGAGTCCGCCGGCTCCGCTGCGCTCGGCAAGTAG
- a CDS encoding M20 metallopeptidase family protein, whose amino-acid sequence MATASLPPVRPAIRALADRLIADRRHLHQHPECSWQEHETQRYLLRRLAEIGLADVRPIARTGATALVQGGRPGPCVLWRADIDALPVPEKTGLPFASQNDGVMHACGHDAHMAIALALAAWAQAERHRLPGAIRFVFQPAEEASGGAAACIADGVLENPRVAVALGLHISADIPIGAINLAPGPFFAAPTAIRIEITGRGGHAAAPHQSVDAVVVAAHAVTALQTVVSRSLPPSEQAVLTIGKIQAGFRGNVIAESAVMTGTIRTYSTSVRDLMIRRTEEILAGVCAAFGATFTLTHETSCPPLVNDPVVTADVLELARGYFGPDRIIGVPTMGAEDMSVFLEARPGCYFWLGARNEARGIAGRHHDPGFVIDEDALPLGAEFAARIIEHFLAR is encoded by the coding sequence ATGGCAACTGCCAGCCTCCCGCCGGTCCGCCCCGCCATCCGCGCCCTCGCCGACCGGCTCATCGCCGACCGGCGCCACCTCCATCAGCACCCCGAATGCTCCTGGCAGGAGCACGAAACCCAGCGCTACCTCCTCCGCCGCCTCGCCGAAATCGGCCTCGCCGATGTCCGCCCCATCGCCCGGACCGGCGCCACCGCCCTCGTGCAGGGCGGCCGCCCCGGTCCCTGCGTCCTTTGGCGCGCCGACATCGATGCCCTCCCCGTCCCCGAAAAAACCGGCCTCCCCTTCGCCTCGCAAAACGACGGCGTTATGCACGCCTGCGGCCACGATGCCCACATGGCCATCGCCCTCGCCCTCGCCGCCTGGGCCCAGGCCGAACGCCACCGACTGCCCGGCGCCATCCGCTTCGTCTTCCAGCCCGCAGAAGAGGCCTCCGGTGGTGCCGCCGCCTGCATCGCCGATGGCGTCCTCGAAAACCCCCGCGTCGCGGTCGCCCTCGGCCTGCATATCAGCGCCGATATCCCCATCGGCGCCATCAACCTCGCCCCCGGCCCCTTCTTCGCTGCCCCGACGGCCATACGCATCGAAATCACCGGCCGCGGCGGCCACGCTGCAGCCCCTCACCAGTCCGTCGACGCCGTCGTCGTCGCCGCCCACGCCGTGACCGCCCTCCAGACCGTCGTCAGCCGCTCACTCCCCCCGTCCGAGCAGGCGGTCCTCACCATCGGCAAAATCCAGGCCGGCTTCCGCGGCAACGTCATCGCCGAATCCGCCGTCATGACCGGCACCATCCGCACCTACAGCACCTCGGTCCGCGACCTCATGATCCGCCGCACCGAAGAGATCCTCGCCGGCGTCTGCGCCGCCTTCGGCGCAACCTTCACCCTCACTCACGAAACCTCCTGTCCGCCCCTCGTCAACGACCCCGTCGTCACCGCCGACGTCCTCGAGCTCGCCCGCGGCTACTTCGGCCCCGACCGCATCATCGGCGTTCCGACCATGGGCGCCGAAGACATGTCCGTCTTCCTCGAAGCCCGGCCCGGCTGCTACTTCTGGCTCGGTGCCCGCAACGAAGCCAGGGGCATCGCCGGCCGCCACCACGACCCCGGCTTCGTCATCGACGAAGACGCCCTGCCGCTCGGCGCAGAATTTGCCGCCCGCATCATCGAGCACTTCCTCGCGCGCTAG
- a CDS encoding TIGR00730 family Rossman fold protein yields MSTGGSLSSEPAPAVAVFCGSSAGQRRQHLEAAREAGRELARRGVTIVYGGASVGLMGALADACLVAGGRVIGVIPRQLVDLELAHTGLTELHVVETMAERKALMAGLAQGFLVLPGAYGTLDEAFEMVTWRQLGLHAGPLVFANVGGYYDGLRQFLDRACEDGLLSRANRGLVSFEADVRTAIARLLAELGG; encoded by the coding sequence ATGTCGACCGGTGGGTCGCTGAGTAGCGAGCCCGCGCCGGCGGTGGCGGTGTTCTGCGGTTCGAGCGCAGGGCAGCGCCGGCAGCACCTCGAGGCAGCGCGGGAGGCGGGACGGGAGCTGGCCCGGCGGGGCGTCACGATCGTCTACGGCGGGGCGTCGGTGGGGCTGATGGGGGCGCTGGCGGACGCGTGCCTGGTGGCCGGCGGGCGGGTTATCGGGGTTATCCCGCGGCAGCTGGTGGACCTGGAGCTGGCCCATACGGGGCTGACGGAGCTGCATGTGGTGGAGACGATGGCCGAGCGGAAGGCGCTGATGGCAGGGCTGGCGCAGGGCTTCCTGGTGCTGCCGGGGGCGTACGGGACCCTTGACGAGGCGTTCGAGATGGTGACCTGGCGGCAGCTGGGGCTGCATGCGGGGCCGCTGGTATTCGCGAACGTGGGCGGGTACTACGACGGGCTGCGGCAGTTCCTCGACCGGGCCTGCGAGGACGGCCTGCTCTCGCGCGCGAACCGGGGGCTCGTTTCGTTCGAGGCGGACGTGCGGACGGCGATCGCGCGGCTGCTGGCGGAGCTGGGCGGCTAG
- the ndk gene encoding nucleoside-diphosphate kinase, whose product METTERTLFLIKPDAMQRGLAGEIIARLERRGLKIVGMKLLRVTRELAERHYAEHVGKPFFPGLVEFITSAPVIAIAWEGQDAIKVVRATIGATNPVEAASGTVRADFGLDKGRNLVHASDGPESATRELALFFAPDELLSWDRDVDRWVAE is encoded by the coding sequence TTGGAAACCACGGAGCGAACGCTGTTCCTGATCAAGCCGGACGCGATGCAGCGGGGGCTGGCGGGAGAGATTATCGCGCGGCTGGAGCGGCGCGGGCTGAAAATTGTGGGGATGAAGCTGCTGCGGGTTACCCGGGAGCTTGCTGAGCGGCATTACGCGGAGCATGTCGGGAAGCCGTTCTTCCCGGGGCTGGTGGAGTTCATTACGAGCGCGCCGGTCATCGCGATTGCGTGGGAGGGACAGGACGCGATCAAGGTCGTGCGGGCGACCATCGGGGCGACGAACCCGGTGGAGGCGGCGTCGGGCACGGTGCGCGCAGACTTCGGGCTGGACAAGGGGCGGAACCTGGTGCACGCGAGCGACGGCCCGGAGAGCGCGACGCGGGAACTGGCGCTGTTCTTTGCACCGGACGAGCTGCTGAGCTGGGACCGGGATGTCGACCGGTGGGTCGCTGAGTAG
- the tsaB gene encoding tRNA (adenosine(37)-N6)-threonylcarbamoyltransferase complex dimerization subunit type 1 TsaB, protein MSTILAIDSASDRFAVGVDRVGQREIVVAEEERSHTTGLLAAIERLLGGERPAAILVVTGPGSYAGLRVGIATAQGLALATGAPLYGVRTFEAIALAAGGDGAVTAIHPAGRGEWGVQRWAGREPAGEIALVAALPGGDRLAGEGAGALGGLEVGPRERVAAMLERLAPAARRGELATGAEPFYLREPAITISRRQRTAG, encoded by the coding sequence GTGAGCACCATCCTGGCCATTGATTCAGCATCGGACCGGTTTGCCGTGGGGGTCGACCGCGTCGGCCAGCGGGAGATCGTTGTGGCCGAGGAGGAGCGGAGCCATACGACGGGGCTGCTGGCGGCCATCGAACGGCTGCTGGGCGGCGAGCGGCCGGCAGCGATCCTGGTCGTGACGGGCCCGGGCTCGTACGCGGGGCTGCGCGTGGGCATCGCCACGGCGCAGGGCCTTGCGCTGGCGACGGGCGCGCCGCTCTATGGGGTCCGGACGTTCGAAGCGATTGCGCTGGCCGCCGGCGGGGACGGGGCGGTGACGGCGATTCACCCGGCAGGCCGGGGGGAGTGGGGCGTCCAGCGCTGGGCGGGACGGGAGCCGGCGGGAGAGATTGCCCTTGTGGCGGCGCTGCCTGGGGGCGACCGGCTTGCAGGCGAAGGAGCCGGCGCGCTGGGCGGCCTGGAGGTTGGCCCGCGCGAACGGGTGGCTGCCATGCTGGAGCGGCTGGCGCCGGCCGCCCGGCGGGGCGAACTTGCGACGGGTGCGGAACCGTTCTACCTGCGCGAACCTGCGATCACCATCTCCCGGCGGCAGCGAACGGCCGGGTAA
- the tsaE gene encoding tRNA (adenosine(37)-N6)-threonylcarbamoyltransferase complex ATPase subunit type 1 TsaE has product MAEEVAIELASSSEEETRALGERLGRHLRRGDVVLLSGDLGSGKTCLTQGIGRGLGCRGQVNSPSFVLMNEYAGREVLYHVDLYRIEDVEELDELGLWDYAEKGVLVIEWPERGAELLPGDGLVVELRPGEQGPRTRRLRFIARGARGRELVEALKAA; this is encoded by the coding sequence ATGGCAGAAGAGGTGGCAATCGAACTGGCTTCTTCGAGCGAGGAGGAGACGCGGGCGCTGGGGGAGCGGCTGGGGCGCCACCTGCGGCGCGGGGACGTTGTGCTGCTCAGCGGGGACCTCGGCAGCGGGAAGACGTGCCTGACGCAGGGCATCGGCCGGGGGCTCGGCTGCCGCGGGCAGGTGAACAGCCCGTCGTTCGTGCTGATGAACGAGTATGCGGGACGTGAGGTGCTCTACCACGTCGACCTGTACCGGATCGAGGACGTGGAGGAGCTGGACGAGCTGGGGTTATGGGACTACGCGGAGAAGGGCGTGCTGGTGATTGAGTGGCCGGAGCGTGGGGCGGAGCTGCTGCCCGGGGACGGGCTGGTGGTTGAACTCCGCCCGGGCGAGCAGGGGCCGCGGACGCGGCGGCTTCGCTTCATCGCCCGGGGTGCGCGGGGCCGTGAACTGGTGGAGGCGCTGAAGGCAGCGTGA
- a CDS encoding helix-turn-helix domain-containing protein codes for MMRTSSETGKPPVSASLGSRIRAARRDAGMSQGQLAQALNTTQSAISLYEAGQRSVGIDMLLNVARILNRPLHYFLGEEGEMLYVKDSEIAQLIQELERHPEDLPELLQYWNFLRWRRMSANGSGRH; via the coding sequence ATGATGAGAACGTCCTCCGAAACCGGTAAGCCCCCTGTCTCCGCGAGCCTCGGGAGCCGCATCCGGGCAGCCCGCCGCGATGCCGGGATGAGCCAGGGCCAGCTCGCCCAGGCGCTCAACACCACCCAGAGCGCCATCAGCCTCTACGAAGCAGGCCAGCGCTCTGTCGGCATCGACATGCTCCTCAACGTCGCCCGCATCCTCAATCGCCCCCTCCACTACTTCCTCGGCGAAGAGGGCGAGATGCTCTACGTCAAGGACAGCGAAATCGCCCAGCTCATCCAGGAACTGGAGCGCCACCCCGAAGACCTGCCCGAACTCCTCCAGTACTGGAACTTCCTCCGCTGGCGCCGCATGTCCGCCAACGGCTCCGGCCGCCACTGA
- a CDS encoding flavin reductase family protein, translating into MRRLCDPADARRLLNPGPVGIITTAWRGYTNAAPIAWMTPLSIDPPRLGVVVAPERHTAAMIRFSGAFAINIPGPSLLKHTAFLGSLTGLETNKLEAAGLETFAPLVIDAPLIRDCLAWIECLVQDAIKTGDHTLFVAEPVKVQADDEAYAGHWLLASREKSPLVFIGGNRYAVIGDPLEAVIHVDEHGALIAETPEEREARLEREAREAELRRLEGEEGYRQRLQAESG; encoded by the coding sequence ATGCGCCGCCTCTGCGACCCCGCCGATGCCCGCCGTCTCCTCAACCCCGGCCCCGTCGGCATCATCACCACCGCCTGGCGCGGCTATACCAACGCCGCCCCCATCGCCTGGATGACGCCGCTCTCCATCGACCCGCCCCGCCTCGGCGTCGTCGTCGCCCCCGAACGCCACACCGCCGCCATGATCCGCTTCAGCGGCGCCTTCGCCATCAACATCCCCGGCCCGTCCCTCCTCAAGCACACCGCCTTCCTCGGCTCCCTCACCGGCCTCGAAACCAACAAGCTCGAAGCCGCCGGCCTCGAGACCTTCGCCCCGCTCGTCATCGACGCGCCACTCATCCGCGACTGCCTCGCCTGGATCGAATGCCTCGTCCAGGACGCGATCAAGACCGGCGACCACACCCTCTTCGTCGCCGAGCCGGTCAAAGTCCAGGCCGACGACGAAGCCTACGCCGGCCACTGGCTCCTCGCCTCCCGCGAGAAAAGCCCCCTCGTGTTCATCGGCGGCAACCGGTACGCCGTCATCGGTGACCCCCTCGAGGCCGTCATCCACGTCGATGAACACGGCGCACTCATCGCCGAAACCCCCGAGGAGCGCGAAGCCCGCCTCGAGCGCGAAGCCCGGGAGGCCGAGCTCCGGCGCCTCGAAGGCGAGGAAGGCTACCGCCAGCGGCTCCAGGCAGAATCCGGGTGA
- a CDS encoding citrate/2-methylcitrate synthase: MTEVIARGLEGVNVTATKLCRIDGQKGELIYAGYNIFDLAEHSTFEETAFLLWNLRLPTRDELEQLKADLRRERPLSDLNARVQREIVGKIRPMRALEISVIIAGALDPKSSDLSQEQLKKTAALLTARMPTVLAQYHRLRQGLDPVPPRDDLGHAANFLWMLKGEEPNELEARVFDVAMILHAEHEMNASTFSALVTASTLSDMYSAIASAIGTLKGPLHGGANEAVYRTLEAIGTEENIPRYVDDLLARGERVMGIGHRVYKTTDPRAIILEQLGHKLAATSPDRKYFDLSLKLRDYLAKKLEGKPLYPNVDFFSASVYKMLGIPSDLYTPIFAMSRIAGWTAHLLEQYADNRLVRPNALYEGADPRPYVPLEQR; encoded by the coding sequence GTGACCGAGGTGATTGCACGGGGGCTCGAAGGCGTCAACGTCACAGCGACGAAGCTGTGCCGGATCGACGGCCAGAAGGGCGAGCTGATCTACGCCGGGTACAACATTTTCGACCTGGCAGAGCATTCGACGTTCGAGGAGACGGCGTTCCTCCTGTGGAACCTGCGGCTGCCGACGCGGGATGAGCTGGAGCAGCTGAAGGCGGACCTTCGGCGGGAGCGGCCGCTTTCGGACCTGAACGCCAGGGTGCAGCGGGAGATCGTCGGCAAAATCCGGCCGATGCGGGCGCTGGAGATCTCGGTGATTATCGCGGGGGCGCTGGATCCGAAGTCCAGCGACCTTTCGCAGGAGCAGCTGAAGAAAACAGCGGCGCTTCTGACGGCGCGGATGCCGACGGTGCTGGCGCAGTATCACCGGCTCCGGCAGGGGCTCGACCCTGTGCCGCCGAGGGATGACCTCGGGCATGCGGCGAATTTCCTCTGGATGCTGAAGGGCGAGGAGCCGAACGAGCTCGAGGCGCGGGTGTTCGACGTGGCGATGATCCTGCACGCCGAGCACGAGATGAATGCCTCGACCTTCTCGGCGCTGGTGACCGCGTCGACGCTCAGCGACATGTACTCGGCGATCGCCTCGGCGATTGGGACGCTGAAGGGGCCGCTGCACGGCGGCGCGAATGAGGCGGTCTACCGGACGCTGGAGGCTATCGGCACGGAGGAGAATATCCCGCGGTACGTGGACGACCTGCTGGCCCGCGGCGAGCGGGTGATGGGCATCGGGCACCGCGTGTACAAGACGACCGACCCGCGGGCGATCATCCTCGAGCAGCTGGGGCACAAGCTGGCGGCGACATCGCCGGACCGGAAGTACTTCGACCTTTCGCTGAAGCTGCGGGACTACCTGGCGAAGAAGCTGGAGGGAAAGCCGCTCTACCCGAACGTCGACTTTTTCAGCGCGTCGGTTTACAAGATGCTGGGCATCCCGAGCGACCTGTACACGCCGATCTTCGCGATGTCGCGGATTGCGGGGTGGACGGCGCACCTGCTGGAGCAGTATGCGGACAACCGGCTGGTGCGGCCGAACGCGCTCTACGAGGGCGCGGACCCGCGGCCGTACGTGCCGCTCGAGCAGCGGTAG
- a CDS encoding NAD+ synthase translates to MKALRLGLAQINTTVGDLEGNTAKIREQLAAARAAGCDVVAFPELAVTGYPPEDLVLRRSFCEASREAAAELAEATHGLVAVVGFVDWRDDDAYNAAAVFADGRWVDTYDKQRLPNYGVFDEERYFRAGRRTAVYRAGGVRFGVSICEDIWYPGAPLDAMALAGAELCININASPYHRGKARERERMLATRAADNSIAVAYLNAVGGQDELVFDGASVVMDAEGRVVARARQFAEELLVVDVDLDEVAQRRLHDPRRRVELRARDWETGAEFVDLRTALETSREPAAGGPVAELMGEEEEVWSALVLATRDYLRKTGFGEAIVGLSGGIDSAVVAAVAVDAIGAERVIGVSMPSRYSSEHSKADARALAENLGIRFLTIPIEPAHAAMLEMLADVFEGSDPGTAEENLQARQRGNVLMTLSNKTGAIVLTTGNKSEMATGYATLYGDMAGGYAVLKDVPKTLVYRLARWRNARAGKPWIPERSITKPPSAELRPGQLDQDSLPPYEVLDPILEAYVEDDRTVDEIVAMGFERATVERVVRMVDRNEYKRRQAAPGVKITPRAFGRDRRLPLAAKYR, encoded by the coding sequence ATGAAGGCGCTGCGGCTGGGACTGGCGCAGATCAACACAACGGTGGGAGACCTCGAGGGGAATACGGCGAAGATCCGGGAGCAGCTGGCGGCGGCGCGGGCAGCGGGCTGCGACGTGGTAGCGTTCCCCGAGCTGGCGGTCACCGGGTATCCGCCGGAGGACCTGGTGCTGCGGCGGTCGTTCTGCGAGGCGTCGCGCGAGGCGGCGGCGGAGCTGGCGGAGGCGACCCACGGGCTGGTGGCGGTGGTCGGGTTTGTGGACTGGCGGGACGACGACGCGTACAACGCGGCGGCCGTGTTTGCAGACGGGCGGTGGGTTGATACGTACGACAAGCAGCGGCTGCCGAACTACGGGGTGTTCGACGAGGAACGGTACTTCCGGGCCGGGCGGCGGACGGCGGTGTACCGGGCGGGCGGAGTGCGGTTCGGGGTGAGCATCTGCGAGGACATCTGGTACCCGGGGGCGCCGCTGGATGCGATGGCGCTGGCGGGCGCCGAGCTGTGCATCAATATCAACGCTTCGCCGTATCACCGGGGGAAGGCGCGGGAGCGGGAGCGGATGCTCGCCACGCGGGCGGCCGACAACAGCATTGCGGTGGCGTACCTGAACGCAGTGGGCGGGCAGGACGAGCTGGTATTCGATGGGGCGTCGGTGGTGATGGACGCGGAGGGGCGGGTGGTGGCCCGGGCGCGGCAATTTGCGGAGGAGCTGCTGGTGGTGGACGTGGACCTCGACGAGGTGGCGCAGCGGCGGCTGCACGACCCGCGGCGGCGCGTGGAGCTTCGGGCGCGGGACTGGGAGACAGGCGCGGAGTTCGTGGACCTGCGGACGGCGCTGGAGACGAGCCGTGAGCCCGCCGCCGGGGGGCCGGTCGCGGAGCTGATGGGTGAGGAGGAGGAGGTGTGGTCGGCGCTGGTGCTGGCGACGCGCGACTACCTGCGGAAGACGGGCTTCGGGGAGGCGATCGTCGGCCTTTCGGGCGGGATTGACTCGGCGGTCGTTGCGGCGGTTGCAGTTGATGCGATCGGGGCGGAGCGGGTGATTGGCGTTTCGATGCCGAGCCGGTATTCGAGCGAGCACAGCAAGGCGGATGCGCGGGCGCTGGCGGAGAACCTCGGCATCCGGTTCCTGACGATCCCGATCGAGCCGGCCCATGCGGCAATGCTGGAGATGCTGGCGGACGTGTTCGAAGGATCGGACCCGGGGACGGCGGAGGAGAACCTGCAGGCGCGGCAGCGCGGGAATGTGCTGATGACGCTTTCGAACAAGACGGGCGCCATTGTGCTGACGACCGGGAACAAGAGCGAGATGGCGACGGGGTACGCGACGCTGTATGGCGACATGGCGGGCGGCTATGCGGTGCTGAAGGATGTGCCGAAAACGCTGGTGTACCGGCTGGCGCGGTGGCGAAACGCGCGGGCGGGGAAGCCGTGGATCCCGGAGCGGTCGATTACGAAGCCGCCGAGCGCTGAGCTGCGGCCGGGGCAGCTCGACCAGGATTCGCTGCCGCCGTATGAGGTGCTGGATCCAATCCTTGAGGCGTACGTGGAGGACGACCGGACGGTGGACGAGATTGTGGCGATGGGGTTCGAGCGGGCGACGGTGGAGCGGGTGGTGCGGATGGTGGACCGGAATGAGTACAAGCGGCGGCAGGCGGCGCCGGGCGTGAAGATCACGCCGCGGGCGTTCGGGCGGGACCGGCGGCTTCCGCTGGCCGCGAAGTACCGCTGA